Part of the Niallia alba genome is shown below.
CCCTAGAGGTGACTTCGGCAGACAACTTCGACAAAGAATGATTATTGAAGCTGTTGTGAAAAAAGGGGCTAGTTTAAATTCATTAACTAATTTTCATAATATCTTTGAGGCACTGGGTAAAAATATAAAGACAGACATCACTTTTGATGAAATGGTTGATATCCAAGCTAATTATAAAAGTGCTGCCAATAATATCGAACAATTAACTATCACTGGTACCGGGCAAACAATTAACAAAGTTTGGTATCTAATTGTAGATGCATCAGAAAAAACTAAAATCCAGAATACATTAAAAGAACATTTAAATATAAAGTAAATATAAAAAAGAGCGATATCAAACTTTAGGAGTTGATATCGCCTTTTAATACTTCTTTCCATACTCTTTCTGATGATTTTCCACATTCTAAATAGCAAAACCTTTTGTAGAAGTTTTCAAAATCAACACTTAAACCTTCTAATTCAGCAACCTTTATCGCACCAATCACTTCTTTCGTTGTTTTCACAAGAGGACCTGGAGCTTTTTTTTCAAAATCGAAATAGAACCCTCTGAGTTTATCGCGATATTCCTCGATATCATATACATAAAAGATCATTGGTTTTCTTAAGTTAGCATAATCAAAAAATACAGAAGAGTAATCTGTCACTAAGAAATCTGAGATCAGATAAAGTTCTCTAATATCTTCATAATTTGAAAAATCATATGCAAACCCCTCATATGGTGTTAAATCAAAATTTTCCGCTACAAGATAGTGCATTCTAAGTACTACGATGTATTCATCACCTAATTGCTCTCTCATTAAAGGCAAATCTAATTCTAAATTAAATTTATATTTGCCCCTTCCATAAAATTGATTATCTCTCCATGTTGGAGCATAAAGAATAATCTTTTTATCTGATGGTAATTTAAATTGAACCTTAAGTTCCTCTATTTTTTCATTCGAATTATCTCTATATAATACATCATTTCTTGGATAACCCGATTCAATCATTTTCTTTCTAAAATCGAACGCTCGCTCGAATATTTCAGAGGAATACGAATTGGGGGATATTAAATAATCCCACTTGGAAGACTCTTTAAGAAAATTCTCCTTATATTTAATTGTATCTGTTCCTGGCATATGTACCTCATCCATATCAGCTGCTAATTTTTTTAGAGGTGTTCCATGCCATGTTTGTATGTACTTAGTGTTTCTTGGTTTAGGTATCCATAATGGAAGCCTACTATTGCTAACCCAATAGTTAGCTCTCGCCATCACAAACATCCATTTAATAGAAAATCTCTTAACAACCTCTACATTCTTACCTTCGAAATTGTGTAGATATCTTTTGTCTACACTCCAATATAATTTATAATTAGGATAATTTTCTTTCATATATTCGTATAATGCGCGAGGATTGTCACTATACTGTTTTCCTAAAAAACTCTCAAAAATCACCGTATTTTTTTTTACTGGTAGCATACTTGTTAATTTAAACAATACTTTGTATATTCTTTTTAACATTTTTTTATTTTTCCACTTCTTTAATTTAATTTTAATTTGACTATTCCATTCTCTTCTTCGATTATACACATAAATTTTTGTAGATAAAAACTTTTTTGACTTTGTCTGTTTTACAATAATTTTCCTTTTAAGCCCTTTTATATAGATTAACGCTTCATGACTTATATCTTCAAAGGGAGAAACTTGAACTCGAGGACTATATTTTTCAATTATTTTTGTATCTTTTTCATAAGTTTCTTTTATGTAAAACCTAAAAAACTCTAAACCATCTGTCTGAATATATTTTGGCAAAAACATCTCACCACTATAATAATAAAGAGAATAGTCTTTTTGGAATTCTTTTGTATCCAATATTCTCAAAGGCATTTCTTCCATTAATTCACTATCGTGATTTGTAACTACTAAATATCTTTTAGGGTTAATTTCATTTTTTTGTTGAGTATTAATAACATAACCAGAAAAGGATAATAGACCTTCTCTATCTAGATGGACCTCACTCACTCTTGCAATTATACCATTTCGTATTGTTTTAAAAGATAAATTATATTTATTTGTTGTATATGGATAAACAGTCTTTCCTAAGGACTCATATATATATAACTTAAATTCTAATGGCTCATTCTTGCTTTTTAATCGATATTTTGATTCTGATTTTCCATTATTTATTATTATATATACATCCAGTACATCTATCTCACTGAAAAAAATTTTATTTTTTTCTAAGTCAATTTCTGCTTCCATTAATGCATGGGAATTTTTAATTTTTTTAGTTTTTACAGGAAACACTAATTTTTTTCCTTGATTATTTCTTTTATTAAGTTGTAGTAACAGTTTATTTCCATCTAGCAAATTGAGTTTTATATCAAATGATATTATCATCTCTGTTTCCATAACATTTAAGCTACTTAAAATTATATGAGGTAATTCCTTTTTCAAATTTCACATCTCCTAATTTATACTACACGTTATGTTTTTTATTATTACTATTGATAATATAGAGAATAAACTAGTCTTATTATGTAATACTAAAATTACATATTTATTCCGCCAAATTACAAATTATTTGTATTTACTTGTCAGTTTAAAGGAAGTGCTTTAATATATAAGAATGAAATAAATCCTAATACCATCTTTACCAAGTTTCCATCTTAATAAAATAAAAAAGAAAATAATATTTAGGCTCATACTTAAAATAATTTATTTAAATAGGAGGCAAACAATGAAGAAAGTAATTACTTATGGAACCTTCGACTTATTACACTGGGGCCATATTAATATCTTAAAGAGAGCTAAGGAATTAGGCGATCATTTAACAGTTGCCCTTTCCAGCGATGAATTTAATGCCATTAAAAATAAACAAGCATACCATACTTATGATAATCGAAAAATGATTTTAGAAGCAATTCGTTATGTTGATGAAGTAATTCCTGAGCATGATTGGGACCAAAAAATAAGAGATGTTGTAGATCATAACATTGATATTTTTGTTATGGGAGACGATTGGGAAGGAAAATTTGACTTCTTAAAGGATTACTGTGAAGTGGTTTATCTTCCAAGAACGGTTGGGATTTCCACAACAAAAATTAAAAAGGACTTATTTAAAGTAAATGGTTAGAGAGTTAGCCATTTACTTATACTTAAAACTATTTTCTTTTCTATTTGGAATTGCAAAACTATTTCCTTTACAGAAGAAAATAGTTTTTTGTGTGTCTTTTGTTGAAAATACTACTCATCTCTATGAGGAATTAAAGAAAAATTACCCAAACATCCAATGCATTTTATTAACAGATGATAAAACTCATCCTTTTTTTAAAGAACGGATTACAAGAGATACGGTTTTGCACTTCTCTCCAAAACATCCTTTATCTTTCCTTAAAGGAATATATTTTTTAGCAACATCTCAAGTGATTATATTAGATAATTATTATGGTTTCTTATCTTCTATCACATTCAAGAAAAGTGTAAAAAAATTACAGATTTGGCATGCGAATGGCGCAATTAAAACTTTTGGCTGGAAAGATTTAAGTGTCAAGGATCGTTCAAATAAAGCGAAAGAGAGATTCGCGGCTGTTTATAAACAGTTTGACTATATTCTTTCTGGTTCAGAAAAAATGTCTGCTATCTTTTGTGAAGCCTTCTCTGCTTCCTCCTGTCAAATACTACAAATGGGAATACCAAGAACAGATATTTTTTTTGATAAAGAACATATAGAGAAAGTGACAAGCTTCTTTTATAAAAAGTATACCAATCTAAAAAACAAGAAAATTATTCTCTATGCTCCAACTTTTCGAGAAAATGAAGCAGAATTATCTAATCAAATTCATTTAGACCTTTCCTATTTAAAAAATGCTTTAGCATCGGAGTACATCATTCTTGTTCGTCTTCATCCTAGCATTAATAATCAGATAGATTTTAGTGACTATAACGGCTTTGTTTATAATTTTTCTGATTACCCTATTTTGAATGATTTATTATTTATTACCGACATATTAATAACGGACTACTCCTCTATACCTTTTGAATTTTCATTTTTGCAAAAGCCAATGATTTTTTATCCTTATGATTTAGAAGAATACAGAAAGACTCGAGGTTTTTGGGTACCTTATCATGAACTTGTTCCTGGTCCCATTGCTTTTTCAACCGAAGATATCGTTGAAATCATTCACCATTCTTCTTTTCAATTAGAAAAAATTGCAGATTTTCATCAAGAATGGAATACGTATTCAGTTGGTAGTTCTAGTAAAAACGTAGTTCAAACTATAAATAACTGGTTAACAAAATAATATTTATAAAAAAGTGGTCTTTGCAATTTGCTAAAGGCCACTTTTTCACCTCCCGACATTTCTCGGGAAATACTTGTCAGCTTTTGTTGATAATTTTAGTGTTTTCAATGAAATTAAACGCGGTATATATATACTATAAGAAAAAATAGTAGAAAGGATGATAAATATGAAAATAAAAGCTGGAAGCTGGAGATTACTAAGTTCTCAAGATAAGCAATTTATTTTACAAACTGTTTGTTCCCTTTCTCAATATAAGGGAAAAGCACATGCTAATTAAGCCTCATATAGTTCAATTGGTAACCCATCAGGATCTGCAAAAAAGGAAAACTTTTTGGCTGTAATTGGATCAATCCGAATTTCTTCAACTGTAATATTGCTCGATTGTAAATATTGTACAGTTTCTTCTATGTTATTCACTTCAAATGCAATATGACGTAAGCCAGCAGCCTCAGGATAACTTGGTCTTTCCTTTGGATTAGGAAAAGAAAAAAGTTCAATTTGATAAATATCATTTACTAAAAGGTCTAGCTTATATGAGTCTCTTTCTTCTCTGTATACTTCGTTTAGTGGTTTAAAACCTAATAGATCAACATAAAATTGTTTAGAAACTTCGTAATTACTACAGATAATTGCTATATGATGAATACGATTTACATTAAACATTTTTTAGCTCCCTTTGTGTTAAATACGATTGCTGAGACAAGCTATCCAACCTAAAATAAGACCGGAGTGTTAGAAAAAAGCGAAGAAATTGTATTGATTCCTTCGCCTTCAGTATTATTTATTATGCCATTTCCAAGCACTTTCAATAATTGTCTCTAAGCCTCTTTCTGCTTTCCAGCCAAGTTCGCTGAATATTTTATCTGAAGAAGCAACTAATCTTGCTGGGTCTCCTGCTCTTCTATCACCAAGAATTACGTTCGCTTTTTCACCAGTAACCTTTTCACACATTTCAATTACTTGTTTTACAGAATAGCCCACCCCATTGCCAAGATTATAGGTTTCTGCTTTCTTTGTTCCATTTAATAGGGCGTCTAATGCAGCTATATGAGCATTTGCTAAATCTGTTACATGGATATAATCGCGAATACAAGTCCCATCTTCTGTTGGATAATCTGTACCAAAGACAGAGATAGACTCTCTTTCTCCCAATAATTGCTGTAAGATAATCGGAATTAAATGTGTTTCCGGATCATGATTTTCGCCGATTTCGCCTGATACATGAGCACCTGCGGCATTGAAATAACGTAATACTACATAATTAAGTCCATAAGCTGCATGAAAATCAGCTAAAATTTGTTCTACCATTAATTTTGATCTTCCATACGGATTAATAGGGGAAGTTTCTGATTTTTCTACAATTATTTCCTCCTTCGGAATTCCATATGTAGCCGCAGTAGATGAGAATATAAAGTTTTTAACATTATGTTTTAACATGACATTTAATAATGTTAATGTATTAGCAACATTATTCTCATAATACTTATACGGATCTTGAACAGATTCACCTACTAGACTAAAAGCAGCAAAATGCATGACTGCTTTAATTGGATACTTCGAAAAAATGGATTCTAAGTCCTCCACATTTCCTAAATCACCTTTTACGAAAACTGCACGAGAATCAACAGCTTCCTCATGTCCGGTAGCAAGATTATCTAGTACTACCACTTCTTCCTTTTCCACTAATTCTTTGACTAGATGGCTACCAATATAGCCAGCTCCACCTACTACTAAAATCATAAGAATAATTCTCCTTTAAATTACAATTTAAATTCTTTCCTATTTTATCACATCTTTTACATTTATTATTCTTATAAGAAGTTTAATATAATAACTTAAAAAGAAAAACCTATATTGATACCTTACTCTGTCAGATAAAAATTAAAATAATCTAGTCATTATATCACTTTTTCTCATATTAAAAACTACAAAAACTATTGTGATTGAGTCAAGTTTTTGTGGGAGTTTTTTTTGGATAGAAAAACTCCCCTCTTATTTAGTTATATTTCCCACCTAAATGAAAGCGTTATCTAAACAATTTAGTTTTGTTTTTGTTCATTTCCTTCATTTTTTAAAAACCTCGTAAGGCTTGTAAAGCATGGTATATCGGCTTTCCTTTTTGCCGATTTAAATATGATAAATTATTTCTTGTTAGCTCTCCGACTGAACTCTTTAACTTTTCCACATAATATTTTGGCTGAGAAACAGAAGCGGTTTGATCGTTAGGGTTAATTCGTCCTAAAATCGTCTTGATTTCTAATTCATCCTTCATACCAACCATAAAGTCAATAAATGCTTGTATTCCTTTATCGCACCAGCTGCGGCCGTTTTTAAGCCGTTTAGCGAATACACTCATCGTTCCTTCCGCACTTCCCATTGGACGATAGTGGCTTGTGTCTATGTCTTTTTCCTTCAACCATTCGCGATAATCTCCAAGGGCCTGAGGATATTTTGACAGCTGTTGTATGAACTCTTCTAACCGTTCTTCTTTCTTTTCGTTTTCAAGAGTACCAACTGCACTATTAAGTTCCACTAGGAATCCTTTCGCATCATATTGAGCCAGTTTCTTACGAATGACTCTATATCTCTTATGGCCTTTGAAAAGCGTTTTAACCTCACGAGCTACATGGAATCGGTCGATGACAAAGAATGCATTCTTATAGTGATCCTGACAAGCCGTAATCCACTGGGCTCCATCCCCATTAATTACGAGGTGATGTTCACTCGGATTGTAGTTGTAATTATCTATTAAGAACTGCTCAAATCCTTCCCAGAACGCTTCTTTACCTTTGTGGACATAGTGACGTTTTGCGATTAAGGATGTTCGTTTCCCGTTGACTATCCAGCCCTCATGTACGGAAGCAATCTTTTCTTCCCGCCCACGTCGTTTTCCACGTTGCCTTTTCACATATAGTCCGTCTACTTCTACAAAGAGCACTTTCCTCAATTGGTCGGTCGGCTTGACGAAAGTAACTTCTGTTTGTAGAAGGTGTTGACGAATAGTCTCATGGCTGATTACTTTGTAACCTAGAAGTTTCTCAATCATGGAGGAAGCATGACGATAGGATGTACCTTGAACTGCCATTTCCATTGCCATCGTTTCAACTAGGGGACTGAAACCTTTTGACCCCTCAAACTCTAAATAGTGATCAAGGAGATAAACGTATCCACCCTTTTCCCTGTCCCTATAGTAATTCCGATTGATGATAATAGAACCGAATGAAGTATCCATCTCTACGGCTCGCTTATCCTGAAGGTAAAATCTCTTTTTATCTCTATTTTCTGCAATCTGTTGATCCATTTCTTCGAGTTGCTTCGTGAGAACTTCACCAAATGTCTTTTGAAGCATAACAAATAAATCTTTTTCCAGTTCTTTTAATGTGGGTAATTGTATGGTATCTTTTTTCATAGGACTCCTCTTCCTTGTATTTGTGGTTTTCGCAGACTTTACTATACAAGAAGAGAGTCCTTTTTTCATTTGATTTTATTTTCCATCTACCGCACTTCCGTTTGGTGACCTGTTTCTCAATGGATGGATCTACGCCCCATCCATTGAGAAACAGGGTACAACATCTCCCACAAACATTTTACTCATACAACTATTGTCAAAAACCGAAAAACATAGTATCTTTAAAAAGAATCAGCAGAAAACGTTTTCAACAATTAAATTCAACCATCTTCTTTTTTTGCTATTTTGCGCAAACGTTTTCACAAACCTTTTCATCATGACTTCACTTTCTCGATAAATACCTTTATTTTCTTAGCGCAATCGTTTTCTTGGAAACAATACATAGGTAGCAACAGAAGTCATTCTGTTTCTCATAAAAAAATGGAAAGGAGAATGTTTTTTGAAAACGAAAAAACATCCTTATCTCGCACTATGTTTAATTTTTCTTCTTATTTTCAGCAGCTTTGGAGGCTATCTTCCAAGTAAAAAAGCACAAGCAGATAGTTTACTAGATTCCCCTATCCTTACTGCTGATAAGTCCGTGCAGTTTTTCTATGATAATGCAGCTGCAAAGGAAGTTAAAGTGGCAGGAAGCTTTACGGATTGGCAAAATGGAGCATTATCAATGGAACAGGATGCTGATAATCGATGGTCGCTTACCGTTCCGAATCTCGCAGCAGGTGTCTATCAATATAAGTTTATCGTGGACAATGAATGGATAACAGATCCAGCCAATGAAAAGATAGAAAATGGAAACAGTACCTTCGTTGTTCCCGGCTTAAATCTTGATTTAATTCCTGTAAAAGTTGAAAAAAATAAAGCCTATCCATTAGAAGCAACACTAGTAAACAAAGATGGCAGTGTGCAAAAGGAAACGCAGCTAACTTGGTCACTGAAAGACAAAGTTGAAGGTATCGAGCTTGTTGATGGACTACTAAAAGTGCATGACAATGCAAAAGCAAATGAATCCTTTACCCTTCTTGCTGAAAAAGATGGGGAAAAAGCAGAAAAGAAAATCGAGATTGTTGGAAGCATGTATACGTACAATATAAACTATTACCGTTTCGATGAAGACTATACGAAATGGGATTTATGGATTTTTAACAGTGGCGTACCTGATAATGGCTTTCCTTTTACGAAGAATGTTACAAATGATTATACGTTTATAAGTGGAACTTATTCTTTTCCAGAAAACGAGATAACCATTATCCCCCGCAAAGGAAACTGGGAAGCAC
Proteins encoded:
- a CDS encoding ISLre2 family transposase, whose protein sequence is MKKDTIQLPTLKELEKDLFVMLQKTFGEVLTKQLEEMDQQIAENRDKKRFYLQDKRAVEMDTSFGSIIINRNYYRDREKGGYVYLLDHYLEFEGSKGFSPLVETMAMEMAVQGTSYRHASSMIEKLLGYKVISHETIRQHLLQTEVTFVKPTDQLRKVLFVEVDGLYVKRQRGKRRGREEKIASVHEGWIVNGKRTSLIAKRHYVHKGKEAFWEGFEQFLIDNYNYNPSEHHLVINGDGAQWITACQDHYKNAFFVIDRFHVAREVKTLFKGHKRYRVIRKKLAQYDAKGFLVELNSAVGTLENEKKEERLEEFIQQLSKYPQALGDYREWLKEKDIDTSHYRPMGSAEGTMSVFAKRLKNGRSWCDKGIQAFIDFMVGMKDELEIKTILGRINPNDQTASVSQPKYYVEKLKSSVGELTRNNLSYLNRQKGKPIYHALQALRGF
- the gloA2 gene encoding SMU1112c/YaeR family gloxylase I-like metalloprotein translates to MFNVNRIHHIAIICSNYEVSKQFYVDLLGFKPLNEVYREERDSYKLDLLVNDIYQIELFSFPNPKERPSYPEAAGLRHIAFEVNNIEETVQYLQSSNITVEEIRIDPITAKKFSFFADPDGLPIELYEA
- the tagD gene encoding glycerol-3-phosphate cytidylyltransferase; translated protein: MKKVITYGTFDLLHWGHINILKRAKELGDHLTVALSSDEFNAIKNKQAYHTYDNRKMILEAIRYVDEVIPEHDWDQKIRDVVDHNIDIFVMGDDWEGKFDFLKDYCEVVYLPRTVGISTTKIKKDLFKVNG
- a CDS encoding CDP-glycerol glycerophosphotransferase family protein encodes the protein MKKELPHIILSSLNVMETEMIISFDIKLNLLDGNKLLLQLNKRNNQGKKLVFPVKTKKIKNSHALMEAEIDLEKNKIFFSEIDVLDVYIIINNGKSESKYRLKSKNEPLEFKLYIYESLGKTVYPYTTNKYNLSFKTIRNGIIARVSEVHLDREGLLSFSGYVINTQQKNEINPKRYLVVTNHDSELMEEMPLRILDTKEFQKDYSLYYYSGEMFLPKYIQTDGLEFFRFYIKETYEKDTKIIEKYSPRVQVSPFEDISHEALIYIKGLKRKIIVKQTKSKKFLSTKIYVYNRRREWNSQIKIKLKKWKNKKMLKRIYKVLFKLTSMLPVKKNTVIFESFLGKQYSDNPRALYEYMKENYPNYKLYWSVDKRYLHNFEGKNVEVVKRFSIKWMFVMARANYWVSNSRLPLWIPKPRNTKYIQTWHGTPLKKLAADMDEVHMPGTDTIKYKENFLKESSKWDYLISPNSYSSEIFERAFDFRKKMIESGYPRNDVLYRDNSNEKIEELKVQFKLPSDKKIILYAPTWRDNQFYGRGKYKFNLELDLPLMREQLGDEYIVVLRMHYLVAENFDLTPYEGFAYDFSNYEDIRELYLISDFLVTDYSSVFFDYANLRKPMIFYVYDIEEYRDKLRGFYFDFEKKAPGPLVKTTKEVIGAIKVAELEGLSVDFENFYKRFCYLECGKSSERVWKEVLKGDINS
- the galE gene encoding UDP-glucose 4-epimerase GalE yields the protein MILVVGGAGYIGSHLVKELVEKEEVVVLDNLATGHEEAVDSRAVFVKGDLGNVEDLESIFSKYPIKAVMHFAAFSLVGESVQDPYKYYENNVANTLTLLNVMLKHNVKNFIFSSTAATYGIPKEEIIVEKSETSPINPYGRSKLMVEQILADFHAAYGLNYVVLRYFNAAGAHVSGEIGENHDPETHLIPIILQQLLGERESISVFGTDYPTEDGTCIRDYIHVTDLANAHIAALDALLNGTKKAETYNLGNGVGYSVKQVIEMCEKVTGEKANVILGDRRAGDPARLVASSDKIFSELGWKAERGLETIIESAWKWHNK
- a CDS encoding CDP-glycerol glycerophosphotransferase family protein; the protein is MVRELAIYLYLKLFSFLFGIAKLFPLQKKIVFCVSFVENTTHLYEELKKNYPNIQCILLTDDKTHPFFKERITRDTVLHFSPKHPLSFLKGIYFLATSQVIILDNYYGFLSSITFKKSVKKLQIWHANGAIKTFGWKDLSVKDRSNKAKERFAAVYKQFDYILSGSEKMSAIFCEAFSASSCQILQMGIPRTDIFFDKEHIEKVTSFFYKKYTNLKNKKIILYAPTFRENEAELSNQIHLDLSYLKNALASEYIILVRLHPSINNQIDFSDYNGFVYNFSDYPILNDLLFITDILITDYSSIPFEFSFLQKPMIFYPYDLEEYRKTRGFWVPYHELVPGPIAFSTEDIVEIIHHSSFQLEKIADFHQEWNTYSVGSSSKNVVQTINNWLTK